From the genome of Pelobacter propionicus DSM 2379, one region includes:
- a CDS encoding IS1182 family transposase, which yields MKSKFIEVDRETPYLLPPSLQDWLPEKHLARFVVEIVEQLDLRSLKATYAGRGSQPYNPEMLVALLFYGYATGVFSSRKLERSTYDSVAFRFIAANSHPDHDTIATFRRRFLPQLNKLFAQILLIAHQMEVLKLGNVSLDGSKIKANASKHKALSYEHACKLEEQIKAEVGELLKKAEAADRADIPDGMNIPEELERREKRLSAIAAAKVEIEKRAAERHAREQAAYEKKVAERAKKEQATGKKAKGKEPKPPKSGPTAKDQVNLTDEESRIMPTSGGGFEQTYNAQAGVDTASKLIVSAHVTQNPNDKQELTPTLENLAALPEKLGKATDLVADSGYFSETNVTACEENGITPYIAVDRQSHNVPLMERFAEPPPLPEDADSVARMKHRLKTPSGKAIYAQRKVTSEPVFGIIKAVMGFRSFLLRGFEAVKGEWNLVCMAYNIKRLHVLAG from the coding sequence ATGAAATCAAAGTTTATTGAAGTTGACCGGGAAACACCCTATCTGCTCCCGCCATCGCTGCAGGATTGGCTACCAGAAAAGCACTTGGCCCGGTTTGTGGTCGAAATTGTCGAACAGCTCGACCTGCGCTCTTTGAAAGCTACCTATGCCGGCCGAGGCTCGCAGCCCTATAACCCTGAGATGCTGGTAGCATTGTTGTTTTACGGTTATGCGACAGGCGTATTCTCCAGCCGGAAGCTTGAGCGCAGCACCTACGACTCCGTGGCATTCCGGTTCATAGCGGCAAACAGTCATCCTGACCACGATACCATTGCCACCTTCCGCCGGCGTTTTCTGCCGCAACTGAACAAGCTGTTTGCCCAGATTCTGCTGATCGCTCATCAGATGGAGGTGCTGAAACTGGGCAACGTTAGTTTGGATGGCAGCAAAATCAAGGCGAACGCCTCCAAGCACAAGGCGCTGAGCTATGAGCATGCCTGCAAGCTTGAAGAGCAGATCAAGGCTGAGGTTGGCGAACTGCTCAAAAAGGCCGAGGCAGCGGACCGTGCCGATATTCCGGACGGCATGAACATCCCCGAAGAACTGGAACGTCGGGAAAAGCGTCTTTCCGCCATTGCCGCAGCCAAGGTCGAGATCGAAAAACGAGCCGCTGAGCGCCATGCTCGTGAACAGGCCGCTTATGAGAAGAAAGTCGCCGAACGGGCCAAGAAGGAGCAGGCAACGGGCAAGAAGGCCAAGGGGAAAGAGCCGAAACCGCCCAAATCCGGCCCCACTGCCAAAGATCAGGTCAATCTGACCGATGAAGAGTCGCGGATCATGCCGACCTCCGGTGGCGGATTCGAGCAGACTTACAACGCCCAGGCCGGTGTGGATACAGCATCAAAGCTCATCGTTTCGGCCCATGTTACCCAGAATCCCAATGACAAACAGGAGCTGACACCGACCCTGGAGAACCTGGCGGCGCTGCCTGAGAAGCTTGGCAAGGCAACCGATCTGGTAGCTGACAGTGGCTACTTCAGCGAAACCAATGTAACTGCCTGTGAGGAGAACGGGATAACTCCCTACATTGCCGTAGACCGGCAGAGTCACAACGTGCCACTGATGGAGCGCTTTGCCGAACCGCCGCCGTTACCCGAAGATGCCGATTCCGTGGCCAGAATGAAGCATCGCCTGAAGACACCTTCCGGCAAGGCGATCTACGCCCAGCGAAAAGTCACCTCGGAACCGGTCTTCGGCATCATCAAGGCGGTCATGGGATTCAGAAGCTTTCTTCTTCGTGGCTTTGAAGCAGTAAAAGGCGAATGGAACCTCGTCTGCATGGCCTACAACATCAAACGGCTGCATGTCTTGGCCGGATAG
- a CDS encoding methyl-accepting chemotaxis protein, with the protein MTIRTKLTLNVTVVVAIVAIYAAVSIIGLGLIRGKVGYLLQNSTPFQIRTTELQRALQASVADLVKVSASSSSDEFARFKGLSSQSLNEVLSAEEALSALSGKKRGLSTELNHMSDQVRGITEKRLRAERDVTESHRVITERSREMAAGLRELARRVTALQSSYSRVFVNAFGSSKSNNSRLREMENLKSSLEQLQTYLLTVQTAKEKRQLTILKSRLNGIVDNFLDNRLVKESAELTSAGRGIKQKLPSLLDAHATVLARQDEASRQQYDTLLVELKDRTIGTLLLNFDLAVSSASKEASSANHRQDSAFSQSAASVDILANNSALSAAGLSIDGLASRLFTASSPEEVDRIEAEIRSLLGQVSQHRRALEQGLGKIGARAEISLLHRASSSLQNMRDLLIRQEGVIAKVRLQLEMKQSALQVNDRLRDMVIGYATDGRETVLAAHREQEKAGRDVNAILRLSILMNVVVGAVVIIISSISGVALYRTIVKPVTSASNALENAEKSNDLRARFTAAREDEIGVMCRAYNSFMERVHGAVCQISDFTGHVDSASDALFRSSRSMAGQAKTQAEQATAIATAAEQMSATSNDMAQNTQSAADFAQGLKETALQGNDVVQQAIAGITTVTLSIGEVTRAMERLTLSSEKIGDIVSVIEEIADQTNLLALNAAIEAARAGEHGRGFAVVASEVKKLATKTGDSTREIADMVLAMQAETAQVGLSMERSAADVDSGVVLTNRAGEALMKIVGQVEKVTEMIGMMASASREQSLTATTITTTISHISSAVVESASSLTHNSAAAERLSGLAAQLQTQVAGFRL; encoded by the coding sequence ATGACCATACGAACCAAGCTCACCCTGAACGTGACGGTCGTCGTTGCCATAGTTGCCATCTACGCTGCCGTCAGCATCATCGGCCTCGGCCTGATTCGCGGGAAGGTCGGCTATCTGCTGCAGAACAGCACGCCATTCCAGATCAGAACCACCGAACTGCAGCGGGCGCTCCAGGCCAGTGTCGCCGACCTGGTAAAGGTAAGCGCATCATCCTCTTCCGATGAATTCGCACGCTTCAAAGGCCTCTCATCCCAATCGCTGAACGAGGTACTCAGCGCGGAAGAGGCGCTCTCTGCACTTTCCGGAAAGAAGCGCGGACTCTCTACGGAGCTGAACCACATGTCCGACCAGGTTAGGGGCATCACGGAGAAACGCCTGCGGGCGGAAAGGGATGTAACGGAATCCCACAGGGTGATCACCGAGCGCAGCAGAGAGATGGCAGCAGGGTTGCGCGAACTGGCCCGTCGTGTCACGGCACTCCAGTCATCGTATTCACGGGTGTTCGTGAACGCCTTCGGCTCCTCCAAGAGCAACAACAGCAGGCTCAGGGAGATGGAAAACCTGAAATCATCCCTGGAACAGTTGCAGACCTATCTCCTCACCGTCCAGACGGCAAAGGAGAAACGGCAGCTGACAATTCTGAAGAGCAGGCTGAACGGTATTGTGGACAATTTTCTCGATAACCGGCTGGTGAAGGAATCGGCTGAGCTGACCTCGGCGGGAAGAGGCATCAAACAGAAACTGCCCAGCCTGCTGGATGCCCATGCCACCGTGCTTGCCAGACAGGATGAGGCCAGCCGTCAGCAGTACGACACGTTACTGGTGGAACTGAAGGATCGCACCATCGGCACACTGCTCCTGAACTTCGACCTGGCGGTCTCATCCGCCTCCAAAGAGGCCAGCTCCGCCAATCACCGCCAGGACAGCGCATTCTCCCAGTCCGCGGCATCCGTGGACATCCTCGCCAACAACAGCGCCCTGTCTGCGGCAGGACTCTCCATCGACGGCCTGGCCTCCCGCCTCTTCACCGCGTCGTCCCCAGAGGAGGTGGACCGGATCGAGGCGGAGATACGCTCCCTCCTCGGCCAGGTCTCCCAGCACCGGAGAGCCCTGGAACAGGGATTGGGCAAGATAGGCGCCAGGGCTGAGATCAGTCTGCTCCATCGCGCGTCATCTTCGCTCCAGAACATGCGCGACCTCCTGATTAGGCAGGAGGGGGTGATAGCCAAGGTGCGGCTGCAGCTGGAGATGAAGCAGAGCGCCCTGCAGGTCAACGACAGACTGCGCGACATGGTCATCGGCTATGCGACCGATGGCAGGGAAACGGTGCTGGCGGCCCACAGGGAGCAGGAAAAGGCCGGCAGGGACGTGAACGCCATCCTGCGGCTGAGCATCCTGATGAACGTCGTCGTCGGAGCAGTGGTAATCATCATCAGCAGCATCTCGGGAGTCGCCCTCTACCGGACAATCGTGAAACCGGTCACCTCGGCCAGCAACGCCCTGGAAAACGCCGAAAAGAGCAACGACCTCCGGGCACGCTTTACCGCGGCGCGCGAGGACGAAATCGGCGTCATGTGCAGGGCATACAACAGCTTCATGGAACGGGTGCATGGTGCTGTCTGCCAGATCTCCGATTTCACCGGCCATGTGGATTCAGCCTCGGATGCGCTCTTCCGCTCATCCCGCTCCATGGCCGGACAGGCCAAGACCCAGGCCGAGCAGGCAACCGCCATAGCCACGGCAGCGGAACAGATGTCCGCCACCAGCAACGACATGGCGCAGAACACCCAATCCGCGGCTGATTTCGCCCAAGGGCTTAAAGAGACGGCGCTCCAGGGAAATGACGTCGTACAACAGGCGATCGCAGGCATCACGACCGTTACCCTTTCCATCGGGGAGGTGACCAGGGCGATGGAGCGCCTGACGCTGAGTTCGGAAAAAATCGGAGACATCGTATCGGTGATTGAGGAGATAGCCGACCAGACCAATCTGCTGGCGCTGAACGCAGCCATCGAGGCGGCACGGGCGGGGGAGCATGGGAGGGGGTTCGCGGTGGTTGCCAGCGAGGTCAAGAAACTGGCCACGAAAACCGGGGACTCCACGCGGGAAATCGCCGACATGGTTCTCGCCATGCAGGCCGAGACAGCACAGGTGGGCCTTTCCATGGAGAGGAGCGCCGCCGACGTAGATTCGGGAGTGGTACTCACCAACCGGGCGGGAGAGGCTTTGATGAAGATTGTCGGGCAGGTGGAAAAGGTCACCGAAATGATCGGCATGATGGCCAGCGCATCCCGGGAACAGTCATTAACGGCCACAACCATCACAACCACCATAAGCCACATATCCAGCGCCGTCGTGGAATCAGCCTCTTCCCTGACGCACAATTCAGCGGCAGCGGAGCGGTTATCGGGACTGGCGGCCCAACTTCAGACCCAGGTCGCGGGCTTCAGGCTCTAG
- a CDS encoding Fis family transcriptional regulator yields the protein MKFQKKLLLAFLFLVAITFCVNYFSFDPVIRSFFVAESTEEYLKQAKVARLLIMASDSKGAAPQVIAMKIGKELNARVTIVDQRGVVMGDSSLKETELGRLDNHLQRPEIQDALRRGSGHAVRYSDTLKTPMVYAAVSFDGGVSSGVVRVSRPLTHVSARMAKLHMMAGRALGVCRA from the coding sequence ATGAAATTCCAGAAAAAACTGCTGCTCGCGTTCCTGTTCCTGGTGGCAATCACGTTTTGCGTGAACTATTTCAGCTTCGATCCCGTTATACGATCCTTCTTTGTTGCGGAAAGCACGGAAGAGTATCTGAAGCAGGCCAAGGTAGCGCGATTGCTGATCATGGCGAGCGATTCAAAGGGTGCCGCCCCCCAGGTGATTGCGATGAAGATCGGGAAAGAACTGAATGCACGCGTAACTATCGTCGACCAGCGGGGAGTCGTGATGGGAGATTCCAGCCTGAAGGAGACCGAACTGGGGCGGCTTGACAATCACCTGCAGCGACCGGAGATCCAGGATGCCTTGCGTCGCGGAAGCGGCCATGCCGTACGTTATTCCGATACGCTCAAGACGCCGATGGTGTACGCGGCAGTGTCTTTCGATGGCGGTGTCTCTTCTGGTGTCGTGCGGGTGTCACGTCCGCTCACCCATGTGTCCGCCCGCATGGCCAAGCTGCATATGATGGCAGGGAGAGCCCTAGGAGTCTGTCGGGCTTAA
- a CDS encoding EAL domain-containing protein — MTAKHFRAFRLPPLSRPSPLTIVLFYALTGMLWIGISEMITEALAGEIHTFPRPGLLKGTLFILLTSILLHLLIRFFVRELRTTGNILQAAFQASPDAINIKRLKDGVFLKINSGFTRTFGYSEAETIGRTASALELWESSADRLRLDSCLEQSRDVRDFHALFRTREGKLFRGSLTARRVNLEGDECLVTIVRDRTAELEAREEAEKLANYDPETGLPNHSLFMDRLERTIGQDARDRNKTVIIYISLTGYKAIVDVFGHDGESRIIKPLSRQIVAAVRQHDSVARIRHDEFAVMLGGVTNDGDVTTILNRLQQIFAVPLPTSQGECAIPACMGVACFPTDGLTANIIMQNAHIAMNQARQAGIPLQFYSESMNRKAMERFAIETCMLRAIDAGEFFLCYQPKVEIHDMKLTGVEALVRWQRPGEGVIPPDRFIALAEENGMIVRLGGWILGEACRQNRAWQDAGLPRTVVSVNISARQLRENSFVEQVERILEETGLEPCYLDLELTESVVMANSDEIVQKLTRLKQLGVGISVDDFGTGYSSLSYLKHLPVDTIKVDRSFVRDIVHDPDDKAIVEAVIAMGHALGLTVIAEGVETLEQLEFLRSQNCNQAQGYYFSKPLDSGHLARFLSKHCQEMSFPPAKALPLSPTAPLISAPLCLAAPPLTPPAEALTAGEPHCIGDVSLPIPPAHPSDNLAIVLKRFQTEKGLLVLPVVDAGNIIGILNRSIFLEEHVIGMHGFAFQINHSRKMRDLMAPVPLILEASTPIEEAAQTIQGLGEGVRIDNVCVARDACYQGIIDVNRFISAITEINLSLAKGANPLTGMPGNESIQREINNRLASGHPFDIAYIDVDNFKPYNDYYGFQRGDTVIKVLGEIITTATDTTGFCGHIGGDDFIVITEPHQSPGVASRIIRSFEGYHPLLHGSDDCSTGYYVSTNRKGERETFPLLSLSIGIVNTLQTPVSSYGQLASLSTEVKRLAKRQPGSSVVINRRLRADTEEGGTIAPGFSHETSQHIFPIATPS; from the coding sequence ATGACAGCGAAACACTTCAGAGCGTTCAGGCTCCCTCCCCTATCCCGTCCCTCCCCCCTCACCATCGTGCTGTTCTACGCCCTGACCGGCATGCTCTGGATAGGGATCTCCGAGATGATAACAGAGGCCCTAGCCGGGGAAATCCATACGTTTCCGCGCCCTGGCCTGCTCAAAGGCACCCTGTTCATCCTGCTGACAAGCATCCTGCTGCACCTGTTGATCCGCTTCTTCGTCAGGGAGTTACGGACAACCGGGAATATCCTGCAGGCAGCCTTCCAGGCATCGCCGGATGCAATCAACATAAAACGGCTCAAGGACGGCGTCTTCCTGAAGATAAACAGCGGCTTCACCAGGACGTTCGGCTACTCCGAAGCGGAGACCATCGGCAGGACCGCCAGTGCCCTGGAACTATGGGAGAGTTCAGCTGACCGCCTGCGGCTTGACTCCTGCCTGGAACAGAGCCGTGACGTCCGGGACTTCCACGCCCTGTTCCGGACACGGGAGGGGAAGCTGTTCAGAGGCAGCCTGACGGCGCGCAGGGTGAACCTGGAAGGAGATGAGTGCCTGGTAACCATCGTTCGCGACCGCACCGCGGAGCTTGAGGCCAGGGAAGAGGCCGAGAAACTGGCCAACTACGATCCCGAGACCGGGTTGCCCAATCACAGCCTGTTCATGGACCGCCTGGAGCGAACGATCGGCCAGGACGCGCGGGATCGAAACAAGACCGTCATCATCTACATCAGCCTGACCGGATACAAGGCCATCGTGGATGTCTTCGGCCATGACGGCGAAAGCCGCATAATCAAGCCGCTGTCCCGGCAGATCGTGGCGGCCGTGCGCCAGCATGACAGCGTTGCCCGCATCAGACACGATGAATTCGCCGTCATGCTGGGAGGGGTGACCAACGATGGGGACGTCACCACCATCCTGAACAGGCTGCAGCAGATCTTTGCCGTGCCGCTTCCCACCTCGCAGGGGGAGTGCGCCATCCCGGCCTGCATGGGTGTTGCCTGTTTCCCGACGGACGGGCTGACCGCGAACATCATCATGCAGAATGCCCACATCGCCATGAACCAGGCCCGACAGGCGGGCATACCCCTTCAGTTCTACTCGGAGTCCATGAACAGAAAGGCCATGGAGCGTTTCGCCATCGAGACCTGCATGCTGCGAGCCATAGATGCAGGAGAGTTCTTCCTCTGCTACCAGCCCAAGGTAGAGATCCACGACATGAAGCTCACCGGCGTGGAGGCGCTGGTACGCTGGCAACGGCCGGGAGAGGGGGTTATTCCGCCCGACCGGTTCATCGCCCTGGCGGAGGAGAACGGCATGATCGTGCGGCTGGGGGGATGGATCCTGGGGGAGGCTTGCCGTCAGAACAGGGCCTGGCAGGATGCGGGCCTGCCCCGGACAGTCGTCTCGGTGAACATCTCGGCACGCCAGCTGCGGGAAAACTCCTTCGTTGAACAGGTGGAGAGGATACTGGAGGAAACCGGCCTGGAGCCGTGCTACCTGGACCTGGAGCTGACCGAAAGCGTCGTCATGGCAAACTCCGACGAGATCGTCCAGAAACTGACCCGACTGAAGCAACTGGGGGTCGGCATCTCCGTGGACGATTTCGGAACCGGTTATTCATCGCTCTCCTACCTGAAGCACCTGCCCGTCGACACCATCAAGGTCGACCGCTCCTTTGTGCGTGACATCGTCCATGACCCGGACGACAAGGCGATCGTTGAGGCTGTCATCGCCATGGGACACGCCCTCGGCCTGACCGTCATCGCCGAGGGGGTTGAAACCCTGGAGCAGCTGGAGTTCTTGCGCAGCCAGAACTGCAACCAGGCCCAGGGGTATTATTTTTCTAAACCATTGGACTCCGGTCACCTAGCGCGCTTCCTGAGCAAGCACTGCCAGGAGATGTCTTTCCCCCCCGCAAAGGCGCTGCCGCTCTCCCCAACAGCGCCCCTCATCAGCGCCCCCCTCTGCCTGGCCGCCCCTCCCCTCACGCCCCCCGCGGAAGCACTGACTGCCGGCGAACCGCACTGCATTGGTGACGTCAGCCTCCCCATCCCCCCGGCCCATCCCAGCGACAATCTCGCCATCGTCCTGAAGCGTTTCCAGACGGAGAAGGGGTTACTGGTCCTGCCGGTCGTTGATGCGGGGAACATCATCGGCATCCTTAACCGCTCCATCTTCCTGGAGGAGCATGTCATCGGCATGCACGGCTTCGCCTTCCAGATCAACCACTCCAGGAAGATGCGCGACCTGATGGCGCCTGTCCCCCTGATCCTGGAGGCTTCGACTCCCATCGAGGAAGCTGCCCAGACAATTCAGGGGCTGGGAGAGGGGGTGAGAATAGATAACGTCTGCGTGGCCCGCGACGCATGCTATCAGGGGATCATCGACGTCAATCGCTTCATCAGCGCCATTACCGAGATCAACCTGAGTCTGGCCAAGGGGGCCAATCCCCTCACCGGGATGCCGGGAAACGAGAGCATCCAGCGGGAGATCAACAACCGGCTCGCCTCCGGACACCCCTTCGACATCGCCTATATCGATGTGGACAACTTCAAGCCCTACAACGACTATTACGGCTTCCAGAGGGGGGACACGGTCATCAAGGTGCTGGGCGAGATCATCACCACCGCCACTGACACGACCGGATTCTGCGGCCACATCGGCGGCGACGACTTCATTGTCATAACCGAACCACACCAATCTCCGGGAGTGGCCTCACGGATCATCCGCTCCTTTGAGGGATACCACCCGCTCCTCCACGGTAGTGACGACTGCAGCACCGGATATTACGTCTCCACCAACCGCAAGGGGGAGCGGGAGACCTTTCCCCTGCTGTCGCTCTCCATCGGCATCGTCAACACGCTGCAGACGCCGGTCAGCTCCTACGGCCAGCTGGCATCCCTCTCCACCGAGGTCAAGCGGCTGGCGAAACGGCAGCCAGGCTCTTCGGTTGTCATCAACAGAAGGCTGAGAGCGGATACGGAGGAGGGGGGAACCATCGCCCCCGGATTCAGTCACGAGACTTCACAGCACATTTTCCCCATTGCCACGCCGTCGTGA
- a CDS encoding substrate-binding domain-containing protein, with the protein MKKTALLTMALVASLSLNAAAETIRLNGSSTVTKAVMAKIQEPFKRATGIDLAITGNGSGNGAKDLLDGTCDAAMASESITDLALKLPALSAPDIRTFVVAEDEIKVFVNRGNPVNRLSREQIKGLHTGTIKNWKEVGGPDMEVIVVTSHKNSGNRAAFRSIAMDGEPYTNDAIEEATDIAEIKEVATMKEAISAIGVAFLDDSVKVVEAPRMARQLLLITKGEPGPSVTKLLAFINNEGSRYIK; encoded by the coding sequence ATGAAGAAAACGGCACTGTTGACCATGGCACTCGTGGCATCCCTCAGCCTGAACGCAGCGGCGGAAACGATCAGGCTGAACGGCTCTTCCACCGTAACCAAGGCGGTAATGGCGAAGATCCAGGAGCCATTCAAGAGGGCGACCGGTATCGACCTGGCCATTACCGGAAACGGCTCGGGCAACGGCGCCAAAGACCTGCTGGACGGCACATGCGATGCTGCCATGGCTTCGGAATCAATCACCGACCTGGCGCTAAAGCTCCCTGCCCTCTCCGCGCCAGACATCAGAACGTTCGTGGTTGCTGAAGATGAAATCAAGGTCTTCGTCAACAGGGGAAACCCGGTGAACAGGCTCTCCAGAGAACAGATCAAGGGACTGCATACCGGAACGATCAAGAACTGGAAAGAGGTGGGCGGCCCGGACATGGAAGTCATCGTCGTGACCTCCCATAAAAACTCCGGCAACCGCGCGGCATTCCGCAGTATCGCCATGGATGGCGAGCCGTACACGAACGACGCCATCGAGGAGGCAACGGACATCGCCGAGATCAAGGAGGTGGCCACCATGAAGGAAGCCATATCAGCCATAGGTGTGGCATTCCTCGACGACAGCGTAAAGGTCGTGGAAGCCCCCAGGATGGCCCGCCAGCTCCTGCTCATCACCAAGGGCGAGCCGGGACCATCGGTCACAAAGCTCCTGGCGTTCATCAACAATGAGGGCTCCCGCTACATCAAATAG
- a CDS encoding STAS domain-containing protein gives MVSYDGRTRVTLWGHWDLSSVIRQIELLSALRQLGSGGAERYSIDCAGIGSIDREGLQVLHVWMQCARLHGLKPELSNLPAGMLETIQRLGLERCFADFYAEPAREMPKDEILAYFSPLGEERVSPSCCR, from the coding sequence ATGGTGAGCTATGACGGTAGAACAAGGGTGACGCTGTGGGGGCATTGGGATCTCTCCAGCGTGATTCGGCAGATTGAGTTATTGTCTGCGTTGCGGCAGTTGGGGTCCGGAGGAGCCGAGCGTTACAGCATTGACTGCGCGGGGATCGGCAGTATCGATAGGGAGGGGCTGCAGGTGCTCCATGTCTGGATGCAGTGTGCTCGACTTCATGGTCTGAAACCTGAGTTGAGCAATTTGCCCGCAGGTATGCTGGAGACCATACAACGCCTGGGGCTTGAGAGGTGTTTCGCGGATTTTTACGCTGAACCCGCGAGGGAAATGCCCAAGGACGAAATCCTGGCATATTTCTCGCCCCTTGGCGAAGAGAGAGTTTCTCCTTCATGTTGCCGATAG
- a CDS encoding sensor domain-containing diguanylate cyclase — MATKEGAPEVKPDRLLVLTMLMALVLSFVISRIISRPLVEMADFATSVTSQEQYRHISIKSGDEIGALAGALNSMGDRITSQIQELESEKSRLDTILRGMGEGVMVVLTNGTITLVNPPFQSLFSFRGDEEGKNIRETLNIPEMIATFDEVREQGKELVREFQIQDAGTTLLTHWVPLKVNEGDEGVVVVFHDITERKHYEEALARSEDRFRSVVECSLTGMHFISLEADGRLLLTGANPAADSILGISHWPLVGSDVEEAFPELKDHFLLDLYRRVAAGELGPQSLEHERRLESKTKHYDLRVFRTGPGTISVEFADITERTRMQEELREASERDPLTSLYNRRKLYQLLTVELTRTRRHGHPLTLMLLDIDHFKRINDTFGHDSGDLVLTQVAELISAILRSTDILARYGGEEFVIACPETDMDGAAVLAEKIRSSIAMFSFPTVGAVTISVGISLLESKDDINALIKRADTALYAAKEMGRNRVVRSTEDGCPNPSSDACNP, encoded by the coding sequence TTGGCCACAAAAGAGGGCGCCCCTGAGGTCAAGCCCGACAGACTCCTAGTGCTGACCATGCTGATGGCTCTCGTTCTCAGCTTCGTCATTTCCCGGATTATCTCCCGTCCCCTGGTTGAGATGGCCGATTTCGCCACCAGTGTCACCAGCCAGGAGCAGTATCGGCACATTTCGATCAAATCAGGGGACGAAATCGGCGCCCTGGCAGGCGCCCTGAACAGCATGGGCGATCGCATCACGTCCCAGATACAGGAACTGGAATCGGAAAAAAGCCGACTGGACACCATCCTGAGGGGAATGGGCGAAGGGGTCATGGTGGTGCTGACCAACGGCACGATTACCCTGGTCAATCCCCCCTTCCAGAGCCTCTTCTCCTTCAGGGGGGATGAGGAGGGAAAGAATATCCGCGAGACCCTGAATATTCCGGAGATGATCGCCACCTTTGACGAGGTGCGGGAACAGGGAAAAGAGCTGGTCAGAGAATTCCAGATTCAGGATGCCGGCACCACCCTGCTGACCCACTGGGTTCCCCTGAAGGTCAATGAGGGGGACGAAGGGGTCGTCGTAGTCTTCCATGACATAACCGAGCGCAAGCATTACGAGGAAGCCCTGGCCAGGTCCGAAGATCGATTCCGCAGCGTCGTGGAATGTTCCCTGACCGGGATGCATTTCATCTCTCTCGAAGCAGACGGCCGTCTGCTACTGACCGGAGCAAACCCAGCGGCGGACAGCATCCTGGGGATCTCCCATTGGCCCCTTGTGGGCAGTGACGTGGAAGAAGCTTTCCCCGAGTTGAAAGACCATTTTCTGCTGGACCTCTACCGCAGGGTAGCCGCCGGCGAGCTCGGGCCCCAGTCCCTCGAACATGAACGGAGACTTGAGAGCAAAACCAAACATTATGACCTACGCGTCTTCCGCACCGGTCCCGGCACCATATCCGTGGAATTCGCCGATATCACCGAACGCACGCGTATGCAGGAGGAGCTCCGCGAGGCTTCGGAGCGGGACCCGCTGACCTCACTGTACAACAGGAGAAAGTTGTATCAGCTACTGACAGTGGAGTTGACGAGAACCAGGCGGCACGGTCATCCCCTGACCCTGATGCTGCTGGATATCGATCACTTCAAGAGGATCAACGACACCTTCGGCCACGACAGCGGCGATCTGGTTCTGACACAGGTGGCGGAGCTGATCTCGGCCATACTCAGGTCGACGGATATCCTCGCCCGCTACGGCGGCGAGGAATTTGTGATCGCCTGTCCGGAGACAGACATGGATGGCGCTGCGGTGCTTGCGGAGAAGATTCGCTCTTCCATCGCGATGTTCAGCTTCCCAACGGTTGGAGCGGTTACGATTAGTGTTGGGATTTCACTGTTGGAGAGCAAAGACGACATCAACGCGCTGATCAAGCGCGCCGACACAGCACTCTATGCGGCCAAAGAGATGGGCAGGAACAGGGTGGTGCGGTCAACAGAGGACGGCTGCCCGAATCCTTCTTCTGACGCATGCAATCCGTAA